The DNA segment GCttcaaaagtaatttttttgaacttttgacttatgaaaagtaataatattaatgtcTCGTacaattttcaaaaccaataagcacttttagaactaaaaatccaaatacaaaataagcACTTTTGGATTGTTTACTATCTGGAAGATAACaccaaaaaggagaaaaaaaaaagagggggaTGAGAAACACACCATTGGCAAGAGTGTTGCTTTAATTTGTGGCCGTCCAATGAATATGTAAGTTAGCACTCAGCGATGGAGCATTTAGCCTgagaattatatattttaactaTGCTATTACATAATAGGATGAAATTCTTAAGTTAATAAAAGTTGCAAATTTAATAGTAATTACCTCTAATTTTTCACTACCAATTTTTACACTTTAGACGAAAGAATTCATAACTTGACCATTGGATTCACCTTCAGTTCTGTCAAGAGGGTTACAACACCGAAATTCTCTACCTCCTCAATAACATTGTCTCTAAAGAAGTTgcatttaaatttgatttcagCCTTCATTTCATTGAATGAATTCTTTGCCAGTAAATAGTGGCCAGAAGTAGAGTTACAAAGTAGGCAGAGCTATCATCAAATGACAAATCTGCCCTGAGCCTCTTAACAAAGAGTTACACTTCCTATGGCAACAAGAAACTTAACCCAACAAGCAATCACTACTACTACATCTCGGTGTCTAGAAATAGAGATTAatgttacaaaataaaaatttcatccTCTAAAAAGACCCGTGGTTAATGCCTCATTGGTATCTGACCAAGTGGGACACAGTGTAACAGTTAAATCTAAAATATTGAGAACTTAGTATGCTAAAGTGCAACCCCCCAAATATTACTCCCCAATGCCCTAAAGAGCATCAGCTTCTGCAGCTGCTGCATGAAGAAGCTCATCCGGAGTCGCTGCCGGATCAAGATCCCAACACTTTTCAGGCAAATTTTCTGCCTCCCCCTTCAGCAACCATGATGGCACTTGGTGCGAAAAGCGCAACATTTCTCTCCTTGGTATCCATCTAATGGCACTTTTATCTGTATTCCTTTGATAAACAGTTTTATATCCGGTCAGCTTGATAAGGGGCGAAACGCAAACACCAAGTTCCTCAGAGTAATCATCCAGCACTTCCACCATTTCATACTGATGCCTCACTTCATCTGGAGTAGATCTGTTCCACTCTGGTGACCAATTTCGATAAACAGCCCAAACATCTCCACTTCTGGGATATAGGCGTACACAACCACCTCGACCAGCCTTCTCCTTACTCAAAAGATGGGAGAAGATGTTAACTTGGTCAACAACATCAGAATTCCATGCCCTGAAATTTCCACAAGATTTGGTAAAACCCGAATCAAGCCAGTTTACCGAGCCAAACTCACTATCGGTTTTGGAACTTAAGTAACTAATGTGAATCTTGAATGGATCAACTGAGATAATCTCACGGATCAGGCAATATAATCGTGGCATTCCATCCTCCTCATCATACAAGGCCCATATTTGCTTTGGCTTGAAGCATTCCTCTGACCTATCTTTATCGAAGTCATGGAAGTCAGAATCTGGGACAGTTATAGCGGCTGGACCAATTTTCTTGCGCTCTACTTGATGCCCAGAAGCATTCAGAACTGTTTTTCTACATGTCTCCCTTTTTACTTGACCATCTTCAGCTTGAGATTTTTCTCTTGCACTGACAGCTGCTGCAGCAGCAATTTCGGAAGccaacttcatctcttccagtTTCTTTCTAATTTCAGTCCTGGCCTTCTCAATCAATAATTTTCTCGCATCAAAAGCTGGTGCCATGGAACACTGCTTGGTTTGAACTTCACTTCCACATGAAACCTTCTGGCCTTGTCCAAGGCTTTCATTGCCATTAGCCAAAATTGATTCAGAAGCACATTTTGACCCCATTTCAACATAGCCATTTTTAAAATTGGCTGCCGCAActactttccttttcttgtctGGTCTACTCATCTTAAGATCCTGTTGTTCATTATAAACAAACGACACATCTGAATTTGCGTTGATCGCAGTCTCAGCCACACGATGCATCTTATCAACTGATTTGATTTTTGGTCTTCCCCTCTTCACACTTCCATTGGTTTGATAAACAGAATCAGTAGGTAAGGTCGTTGGTCCATTTTGATTCGCATGTCCAGAAGAGCCCCACTGAAATGAAACATTTGAAACATATTCATACCCATGGCCAGAATGGTATCCTGCGACCCCGTTGCCGTTGAAATAGGTCGCTGCAGTGGTTGGGACATACGTAACTCCATCATAGGAATGACTTCCATACCCATTTCCTGGCACATAGGACCAAGGACAATATGGAAATGAACCATTTGCTGGGGCAGCCCCAGTTTCAACAGCAACAAAAGTGCCACGACAGTTCTTACACGAAAGTTTTTTATTCACATACTTGCGCAGATACTCATACTGAACTTTACAAGAGGTGCAAATTGTCCAAAAGGTGTCGTGCCTACCATGAGAAGTCGGCAAATTGGAACTTTTGCTATAACCTGTAGCATGGGGAGAAGACAAATTTGTCTGAGTAATCCCACCCATCTGTCCATTTCTCTTGAGGTCATATGTACTGCGCAAAGCACTATCTGACAGCCAAGTCCACGCCTCGGAAACAAGCTTAAATGCCCCATCAGCTCCCACACATTTGTTCTTATCAGGATGAAGCAACACAGCCATCTTCTTGTACTGTCTCTTGACAGCCTCTTTATCAGCAGACGGTTTCAATCCAAGAATCGAATAATAATCTAGTTCACCATTGTGTTTAATCTCAGAAGCAATGTAAACCTCAAATGTGGTCACCATTTGAGATATACCCTCCAATCCAGGACATAGTGTCTTAGCTTTTATGGCATAGTTTTTTGCGCCTGCAAAGTCTCTCTGAGCAAATCGCTTCTCTTTCCATGCCTGACAACAGGTCTGGAATAAACTAAAAAAGTAAGTACACATATACCCTAAATCCAAAACACCAATTCATAAGCATATGAACATGAAGTTTGAAATCAGGTGCACCAAAACGCCCTAATTGTGGGCAGAAACAACCAAAACAACACGGATCATGCTCTTTACTTAACTACCTAAACATATAATTTTCAATCCTCCACATAAAATCTATAAAACAATGACGGAAAAATAGAAACCTTACTTTCCCATCTCTTCCCTAAACCTCCCTAGAAACTAAACAGTTCCAATTTCAAAAGCCAACAATTCATTTATATCATGAAACCACTCCAAGAGTGACGGAAATGATCCAAAAATACCCATCTTTCAATTAACAACCAAATTCCGCTAAATTTGATATAACCTTAAACTTTTACACATAGATCGAAAATATACAACAAAAGCCCCAAAATTCACATCCGTAACCTAttcccaaaaaaaataaaaaagcacaATAATTAAAgctaaaaagagaaagagcagaAAGAAAATACTCACTGAGATTGGAACTTATAATGGGGTGTCGAAGAAGATCTAGATCGCCACGTGTACTTGGGAGATCGAGCAAAATTGAGCTGAGCTAAGTGCACTAAAAAACAGGGAAACACAGAACCCGATTGTATGGTGTGTGGTTAATAGTAAAGGTGAAGCCTTTGCGATTGAAAAATTCTAAGAGAAGTGCGATTTGAATGGCTACCGGAAGATCCGAAGTGGGTCCGACTCGGCGGTGTTAGTGGCGGCGGTGACGGCGGCGATGAGATATTGAATAGGAGCTTCCGACAAACGCCGATTTCGAAAGCGAAGGTAAAGggggaaaaatgaaaataaaaatagggaaaattttttataaaataaaaatgataattttcaGAGCTAGTAAACGCTGTTATTAACATTGTTGGAACATGCTAACTTGCGCCCCAGGTGCGtatctttttcattaaaataataataatataaaaataagttttttttcctaaatattataattaattattattattatcatgatataaaattattttaatatttactttTGGTAGGAGTTAGATGTTAGACAGTATCCTATGGTTGGTGCAATGTTGGATGATGGTTTGGAGAGTTTTCAGTCTGAATGCTCCACAATTTTCATTGATTTttagtttgactaattttttttattattatttttgtaaaaacaaagaaaataccttcttcatttcattaatagtttgtgttatattttatttcgtttataattatgtgatattttgataaaaaaatatattgtgtGTTTATTCTGTTTAGACCGAATTGATAATGGTTTaat comes from the Arachis duranensis cultivar V14167 chromosome 7, aradu.V14167.gnm2.J7QH, whole genome shotgun sequence genome and includes:
- the LOC107496049 gene encoding uncharacterized protein LOC107496049; the protein is EKRFAQRDFAGAKNYAIKAKTLCPGLEGISQMVTTFEVYIASEIKHNGELDYYSILGLKPSADKEAVKRQYKKMAVLLHPDKNKCVGADGAFKLVSEAWTWLSDSALRSTYDLKRNGQMGGITQTNLSSPHATGYSKSSNLPTSHGRHDTFWTICTSCKVQYEYLRKYVNKKLSCKNCRGTFVAVETGAAPANGSFPYCPWSYVPGNGYGSHSYDGVTYVPTTAATYFNGNGVAGYHSGHGYEYVSNVSFQWGSSGHANQNGPTTLPTDSVYQTNGSVKRGRPKIKSVDKMHRVAETAINANSDVSFVYNEQQDLKMSRPDKKRKVVAAANFKNGYVEMGSKCASESILANGNESLGQGQKVSCGSEVQTKQCSMAPAFDARKLLIEKARTEIRKKLEEMKLASEIAAAAAVSAREKSQAEDGQVKRETCRKTVLNASGHQVERKKIGPAAITVPDSDFHDFDKDRSEECFKPKQIWALYDEEDGMPRLYCLIREIISVDPFKIHISYLSSKTDSEFGSVNWLDSGFTKSCGNFRAWNSDVVDQVNIFSHLLSKEKAGRGGCVRLYPRSGDVWAVYRNWSPEWNRSTPDEVRHQYEMVEVLDDYSEELGVCVSPLIKLTGYKTVYQRNTDKSAIRWIPRREMLRFSHQVPSWLLKGEAENLPEKCWDLDPAATPDELLHAAAAEADAL